The proteins below come from a single Methanobrevibacter sp. genomic window:
- a CDS encoding 3-dehydroquinate synthase II: MQNKFAWIMTPNKPWDDRKEMITTALESGIDYVLDLGDIDKIKKLGNVNVISNSDDADIYLVGIDGEGDGSLILSEDLSESVDIKNAKEAKSQGKTVAAYVVITDKIHEQLAVELGKYVDYVILVGTDWTIIPLENIIADLQKEDVEILAAVIDAESAKVALETLEIGTDGVIFEANQFNQIKEIANLIDNISNVKYELKEATITNVKPLGSGDRVCLDTTDMMKPGEGMLVGSYSKSLFLVHSESLESEYVASRPFRVNAGPVQAYVMVPGNKTRYLSELKAGDEVLIVNTEGETRTAYVGRSKIERRPLILIEAEYDGKIIRTLLQNAETIRIVDGDNNPISVAELKVGDKVKVYIESNARHFGIAIDETIIEQ, from the coding sequence TTGCAAAATAAATTCGCTTGGATAATGACCCCAAACAAACCTTGGGATGATAGAAAAGAAATGATTACAACAGCATTAGAATCTGGAATAGATTATGTTTTAGATTTAGGTGATATTGACAAAATCAAAAAACTTGGTAATGTTAATGTTATTTCTAATTCTGATGATGCAGATATCTATTTAGTTGGAATTGATGGTGAAGGTGATGGTTCTTTAATCCTTAGTGAAGATTTATCTGAATCTGTTGATATTAAAAATGCAAAAGAAGCAAAATCTCAGGGAAAGACTGTAGCTGCTTATGTAGTAATTACAGATAAAATACATGAACAATTAGCAGTAGAACTAGGAAAATACGTTGATTATGTGATTCTTGTCGGTACCGATTGGACAATTATTCCACTTGAAAACATCATTGCAGATCTTCAAAAGGAAGATGTGGAAATATTGGCTGCAGTGATTGATGCTGAAAGTGCAAAGGTAGCTCTTGAAACATTGGAAATAGGAACTGATGGTGTAATATTTGAAGCTAACCAGTTTAATCAGATTAAGGAAATAGCTAATTTGATTGACAACATTTCTAATGTCAAGTATGAATTAAAAGAAGCTACAATTACAAATGTAAAACCTTTAGGTTCCGGCGACAGAGTTTGTCTTGACACTACAGACATGATGAAACCTGGTGAAGGAATGCTAGTTGGTTCATATTCCAAATCATTATTCTTAGTACATAGTGAATCTCTTGAAAGCGAATATGTTGCTTCAAGACCATTTAGAGTTAATGCAGGTCCTGTACAGGCTTATGTTATGGTTCCTGGTAATAAAACTCGTTATTTATCCGAACTTAAAGCTGGAGATGAAGTTTTAATTGTAAATACTGAAGGGGAAACTAGAACTGCATACGTAGGAAGAAGTAAAATTGAAAGAAGGCCTTTAATATTGATAGAGGCAGAATATGATGGTAAAATCATCAGAACCTTACTTCAGAATGCGGAAACTATCAGAATAGTTGACGGTGACAACAACCCTATTTCAGTAGCAGAATTAAAAGTAGGAGACAAAGTTAAAGTTTATATCGAGTCTAATGCAAGACATTTTGGTATTGCAATAGATGAGACTATAATAGAACAATAA